In Longimicrobium sp., a genomic segment contains:
- a CDS encoding VWA domain-containing protein, translating to MRFTNYSKFTGHQADALNLQALLDRLSDFLLQSGFAGGAYEHPYWGEFGGDEGDRSMDSLKEALLRALMESGQLTPEMVDELSGRGEPNEEVRQQIAELLDRLIERLVEEGYLNVGQQPQMPGGYTEMEGAGKTDDAREAARQVEFSLTGKGIDFLGYRTLKGLLGAMGKSSFGSHDTPHLATGVEAEAASRPYEFGDTLNLDIPATLKSALGRKGLGDDGTIDLDYGDLYVNQAEYRSSCATVLMLDTSHSMILYGEDRFTPAKKVALALTHLIRTQFPGDTLRVVTFGDEAEEIPMGELARAQVGPYHTNTAAGLKLARRLLLAQNKDMRQIVMITDGKPSAITLPGGRVYKNSMGLDARVLRETFHEVGACRKSGILINTFMLARDPYLVAFVNKVSEIARGKAYFTNTMTLGQYIMRDFLRRKTRRAG from the coding sequence ATGCGCTTCACCAACTACTCCAAGTTCACGGGGCACCAGGCGGACGCGCTGAACCTGCAGGCGCTCCTGGACCGGCTCTCGGACTTCCTCCTGCAGAGCGGGTTCGCGGGGGGCGCGTACGAGCATCCGTACTGGGGCGAGTTCGGTGGCGACGAGGGCGACCGCTCCATGGACTCGCTCAAGGAGGCGCTCCTCCGCGCGCTCATGGAGAGCGGCCAGCTCACCCCCGAGATGGTGGACGAGCTGAGCGGCCGCGGCGAGCCCAACGAGGAGGTCCGCCAGCAGATCGCCGAGCTGCTGGACCGCCTCATCGAGCGCCTCGTCGAAGAGGGGTACCTCAACGTCGGCCAGCAGCCGCAGATGCCCGGCGGCTACACGGAGATGGAGGGCGCCGGCAAGACCGACGACGCGCGCGAGGCCGCCCGCCAGGTGGAGTTCTCGCTGACGGGAAAGGGGATCGACTTCCTGGGCTACCGCACCCTCAAGGGGCTGCTGGGGGCGATGGGGAAGAGCTCGTTCGGCTCGCACGACACCCCGCACCTGGCCACCGGCGTGGAGGCCGAAGCCGCCAGCCGCCCCTACGAGTTCGGGGACACCCTCAACCTGGACATCCCCGCCACCCTCAAGAGCGCGCTGGGAAGGAAAGGGCTGGGCGACGACGGCACCATCGACCTGGACTACGGCGACCTGTACGTCAACCAGGCGGAGTACCGGTCCAGCTGCGCCACGGTGCTGATGCTGGACACCAGCCACAGCATGATCCTGTACGGCGAGGACCGCTTCACCCCGGCCAAGAAGGTGGCGCTCGCCCTCACGCACCTGATCCGCACCCAGTTTCCCGGCGACACGCTGCGGGTGGTCACCTTTGGCGACGAGGCCGAGGAGATCCCCATGGGCGAGCTGGCGCGCGCGCAGGTGGGGCCGTACCACACCAACACGGCGGCGGGGCTCAAGCTGGCGCGCCGCCTGCTGCTGGCCCAGAACAAGGACATGCGGCAGATCGTGATGATCACGGACGGAAAGCCGTCGGCCATCACCCTGCCGGGCGGGCGCGTCTACAAGAACTCGATGGGGCTGGACGCGCGCGTGCTGCGCGAGACGTTCCACGAGGTGGGGGCGTGCCGCAAGAGCGGGATCCTCATCAACACCTTCATGCTGGCGCGCGACCCGTACTTGGTGGCATTCGTCAACAAGGTGAGCGAGATCGCGCGCGGCAAGGCGTACTTCACCAACACGATGACGCTGGGGCAGTACATCATGCGGGACTTCCTGCGCCGGAAGACCCGCAGGGCGGGGTAG